The Leadbettera azotonutricia ZAS-9 genome has a window encoding:
- a CDS encoding RrF2 family transcriptional regulator produces the protein MRISTKGRYSLEALLYMALLPEGEYTSTRAIAENTGLSDGYLEQLFIPLRKAGIVQGIRGPQGGYLPGRAPQKITVGEILRTVEGALEPVDCVKSKLCPMAKDCMSQHTWAELYKEINDCVDAVTLADLAKAYETLDQVEYAI, from the coding sequence ATGAGAATTTCAACCAAAGGCCGCTATTCGCTTGAAGCCCTCCTCTACATGGCCCTCCTTCCCGAGGGGGAGTACACTTCCACCAGGGCAATTGCAGAAAACACCGGGCTTTCTGACGGGTATCTGGAGCAGCTCTTCATACCCCTGCGAAAAGCGGGCATAGTCCAGGGCATAAGGGGACCCCAGGGGGGCTACCTTCCCGGCAGGGCGCCCCAAAAAATCACTGTTGGGGAGATACTCCGGACAGTTGAGGGCGCCCTCGAACCGGTTGATTGCGTTAAATCCAAATTGTGCCCCATGGCAAAGGACTGCATGAGCCAGCACACCTGGGCTGAACTCTACAAAGAGATCAACGACTGCGTGGATGCCGTCACCCTGGCGGACTTAGCCAAGGCGTATGAAACCCTGGATCAAGTGGAGTATGCTATATGA
- a CDS encoding trans-sulfuration enzyme family protein: protein MKDTNCKPVRGTGNSRPLSLDTVLARGADFFEPQTGAVSTPIYQSATFRHPGLGETTGFDYSRCINPTRQELEKTLALAEHGKYCLAFATGMGAISAAIKLYKPGDHLIVSEDLYGGTYRLFNDYYGRYGFSFSWVDTSDFKKVEEALRPETKAIFIETPSNPMMKVTDIAACAELMHRRGGHLLVDNTFLSPWLQNPLDCGADLVIHSGTKYLGGHNDTLSGFIVHSRDDLEEELRNAQKSEGATLSPFDSWLVLRGMKTLPLRMEKHEKNAKILAHWLRGHEKVERVFYTGFEDHPQYKLSQKQSRGFGGMISFYLKDIADVPSLLKNVSLILFAESLGGVESLITYPLVQTHGAIPEAMRLQAGVNDRLMRLSVGIEDPDDLVADLTEAFKKGIKK from the coding sequence ATGAAGGACACGAACTGTAAACCTGTAAGAGGCACAGGCAATTCCCGGCCCTTATCCCTGGATACGGTACTGGCACGGGGGGCGGATTTCTTTGAGCCCCAGACCGGCGCTGTCAGCACCCCCATCTACCAGAGCGCCACATTCAGGCACCCGGGTCTTGGGGAAACCACGGGATTCGATTATTCCCGCTGCATCAACCCCACAAGGCAGGAGCTTGAAAAGACCCTTGCCCTGGCTGAACACGGCAAATACTGCCTGGCCTTTGCGACAGGCATGGGGGCTATCTCGGCGGCTATCAAGCTCTACAAGCCCGGGGATCACCTCATTGTGTCCGAGGATCTCTACGGCGGCACGTACCGGCTTTTCAACGATTACTACGGCAGGTACGGTTTTTCTTTTTCATGGGTGGATACGAGCGACTTCAAAAAAGTTGAAGAAGCCCTGCGGCCTGAAACAAAAGCTATCTTTATCGAGACTCCCTCGAACCCCATGATGAAAGTTACGGATATTGCAGCCTGCGCGGAACTCATGCACAGGCGGGGCGGCCATCTCCTGGTGGACAATACCTTCCTTTCCCCCTGGCTGCAAAACCCCCTGGATTGTGGGGCTGACCTGGTGATCCACAGCGGTACCAAATACCTGGGGGGCCATAACGATACCCTTTCGGGCTTCATTGTCCATTCCCGGGACGATCTTGAAGAGGAACTGCGGAATGCCCAGAAAAGCGAGGGCGCCACCCTATCCCCCTTTGATTCATGGCTTGTGCTGCGGGGCATGAAGACCCTCCCCTTGCGCATGGAAAAGCACGAAAAGAATGCCAAAATTCTTGCCCATTGGCTGCGGGGCCACGAAAAAGTGGAGAGGGTTTTCTATACGGGCTTTGAGGATCATCCTCAATACAAGTTGAGTCAAAAGCAGTCCCGGGGCTTTGGAGGCATGATTTCTTTCTATTTAAAGGATATTGCCGATGTGCCCTCCCTGCTCAAGAATGTTTCGCTCATACTCTTTGCAGAAAGCCTGGGGGGCGTGGAATCCCTCATCACCTATCCCCTGGTGCAGACCCACGGCGCCATACCCGAGGCCATGAGGCTTCAGGCGGGGGTTAACGACAGGCTCATGCGCCTCTCGGTGGGCATAGAAGATCCCGATGACCTCGTTGCCGATTTGACAGAAGCGTTTAAAAAAGGAATAAAAAAATGA
- a CDS encoding trans-sulfuration enzyme family protein, which yields MDFGTLLIHNGHEADPTTGALGVTLYQTSTFDQGNAYKDAIDSGSVSPQEYDYARSGNPTRKALEETIASLERGARGFAFGSGIAAVSSVLGIFKAGDHIVAAEDIYGGSWRILNTFYKRWGLEMTPVDASDSKNVKKAIRPNTKAIFLETPSNPLLKITDLKACFTIAKEAGLISIVDNTFMTPLLQRPIELGADIVIHSATKFLGGHSDVISGLAVTKTEELGKQVYAVQNGFGAVPGPWDVWLVIRGIKTLKVRLEAQEKGAKKIAAWLSSHKNVEAVYYPGLENHPGKQVNDAQASGAGAVFSFKTKTLEQARKFLGTVKLAAAAVSLGGVETIASYPVAMSHASIPQNERERLGITDTLIRISVGLENPDDLIADFDEALA from the coding sequence ATGGATTTTGGGACTTTACTGATACACAACGGCCACGAGGCTGATCCAACAACCGGCGCTTTGGGGGTTACCCTCTACCAGACTTCTACTTTTGATCAGGGGAATGCCTATAAGGACGCTATCGATTCAGGCTCAGTATCCCCCCAGGAGTATGACTATGCCCGTTCCGGGAATCCTACACGCAAGGCCCTGGAAGAAACCATTGCCAGCCTTGAAAGGGGCGCCCGTGGTTTCGCCTTTGGCAGCGGGATAGCGGCAGTTTCTTCGGTTTTGGGAATTTTCAAGGCCGGGGACCACATCGTGGCGGCCGAGGATATCTACGGTGGAAGCTGGCGCATACTCAATACCTTCTATAAAAGATGGGGCCTTGAAATGACCCCTGTGGATGCTTCGGATTCAAAAAATGTGAAAAAGGCAATCAGGCCAAATACAAAGGCGATATTCCTTGAAACCCCCTCGAATCCCCTCCTCAAGATAACGGATCTCAAAGCCTGTTTTACGATTGCAAAGGAAGCTGGGCTTATTTCTATAGTAGACAATACCTTTATGACGCCCCTGCTCCAAAGGCCCATCGAGCTTGGGGCTGACATCGTGATCCACTCAGCCACCAAATTCCTGGGGGGCCACAGCGATGTAATTTCGGGCCTGGCGGTAACGAAAACCGAAGAGCTGGGCAAGCAGGTTTACGCGGTGCAGAACGGCTTCGGCGCTGTGCCGGGGCCCTGGGATGTGTGGCTTGTGATACGGGGGATCAAAACCCTTAAGGTGAGGCTTGAAGCCCAGGAGAAGGGGGCGAAAAAAATCGCTGCCTGGCTTTCTTCCCATAAAAACGTGGAAGCTGTCTATTATCCGGGACTGGAAAATCATCCCGGCAAGCAGGTTAACGACGCCCAGGCATCGGGCGCAGGGGCGGTGTTCTCATTCAAAACCAAAACACTTGAGCAGGCCCGGAAATTCCTGGGCACTGTGAAGCTGGCAGCAGCTGCGGTGAGTCTTGGAGGGGTGGAGACTATAGCTTCGTACCCTGTGGCAATGAGCCATGCTTCCATACCCCAAAACGAACGGGAAAGGCTGGGCATCACCGATACCCTTATCCGTATCTCTGTAGGGCTGGAAAATCCGGACGACCTTATCGCTGATTTTGACGAGGCTTTAGCATGA
- a CDS encoding phytoene desaturase family protein, which produces MKKVIIVGAGIAGLSAGIYARKSGFDVTIVESHAIPGGNCTAWRRNGYLFEGGMHWLNGSGPEKSHNKLWKEVGALNEGTKIFNTDPFLVCEYDGKRAAMHRDVKEFEEHLSAVSPEDIPLIKKMCRDIRRFRGFGIPVRDIPGLKVREKAPGLRKVALKAISLLPRIIALGRISAGDYARRFRSPAIRLLLLKTVNPGYDALSLFFILSCFMSGDGGYIEGGSLKLIQNMADRFVKAGGILRCNTKANRVLVKDGRTAGVETKDGIIPADAVIVAADTLAAVDTLFEAPLHEGWADILRCRETTLIVNTFISIGVKADLSSLPETMVFPLEKPFEFGGFTINHLNLNNYAPYPEYAPKGCTAITSSISVDTYDYWKNAREQGAYDQRKRELFEAVLSRLEERFPLIKGKAETWDVATPLTYERFCGTYHGSWMTITPPGHRRTIYPSKAKKIKGLYFAGQRIQPPGGMPVALITGRRAVQYLCRDFGAVFG; this is translated from the coding sequence ATGAAAAAAGTTATAATTGTCGGGGCGGGGATTGCGGGGCTGTCGGCGGGCATTTACGCCAGAAAAAGCGGATTCGATGTTACCATTGTTGAATCCCACGCTATTCCAGGGGGGAACTGCACTGCATGGCGGCGGAATGGCTACCTCTTTGAAGGAGGCATGCACTGGCTGAACGGATCAGGGCCTGAAAAGTCCCACAACAAACTCTGGAAGGAGGTGGGCGCCCTTAATGAAGGAACAAAAATTTTTAATACCGATCCCTTTCTGGTCTGCGAATATGACGGAAAGCGGGCAGCCATGCACCGGGATGTAAAAGAGTTTGAGGAGCATCTCTCTGCTGTATCCCCCGAGGATATTCCGCTGATTAAAAAGATGTGCCGTGATATAAGGCGGTTTCGCGGCTTTGGCATTCCGGTGAGGGATATCCCCGGGCTAAAGGTGCGGGAGAAAGCGCCGGGGCTCCGCAAAGTCGCCCTTAAGGCAATTTCCCTGCTGCCCCGCATCATCGCGTTAGGCAGGATTTCTGCGGGGGACTATGCGCGGCGTTTCCGCAGCCCTGCCATCCGGCTGCTCCTGCTGAAAACAGTGAATCCCGGCTATGACGCGCTTTCGCTGTTTTTTATCCTGAGCTGTTTCATGTCCGGGGATGGCGGTTATATAGAGGGAGGTTCCCTTAAACTGATACAGAACATGGCCGACCGCTTTGTCAAGGCGGGGGGGATACTCCGCTGCAACACAAAGGCAAACCGGGTGCTGGTGAAGGACGGCCGGACCGCCGGGGTCGAAACCAAAGACGGGATCATTCCGGCCGATGCGGTGATAGTCGCTGCCGATACCCTGGCCGCGGTGGACACTCTTTTTGAGGCCCCCCTGCACGAAGGCTGGGCGGATATCCTGCGCTGCAGGGAGACAACTCTCATCGTCAACACCTTTATCAGCATAGGGGTCAAGGCGGATCTCTCCAGTTTGCCTGAGACCATGGTGTTTCCCCTGGAAAAGCCCTTCGAATTCGGGGGCTTCACTATCAATCATCTGAACCTGAATAATTACGCCCCATATCCCGAATACGCACCCAAAGGCTGCACGGCAATAACCAGCAGCATCTCTGTCGATACCTATGACTATTGGAAAAACGCCCGGGAACAGGGGGCGTACGATCAGAGAAAGAGGGAACTTTTTGAAGCAGTATTAAGCCGGCTGGAGGAACGGTTCCCCCTGATCAAGGGCAAGGCAGAGACCTGGGATGTAGCCACTCCGCTTACCTACGAGCGTTTCTGCGGAACCTATCACGGTTCCTGGATGACCATTACCCCGCCGGGGCACCGGCGGACCATCTATCCCAGCAAGGCAAAAAAGATCAAGGGCTTGTACTTTGCCGGCCAGCGGATACAGCCGCCAGGCGGAATGCCGGTGGCCTTGATCACCGGACGCAGGGCTGTTCAATACCTCTGCCGCGATTTCGGCGCGGTTTTTGGCTGA
- a CDS encoding MFS transporter, with protein sequence MRYTDPVKEKERGFRGYLGLTMLIGFGFLTMGLMDPLYDTYVPMFLRRYINSNAAVGGIMTLDNILQLFLIPLVSVWSDRTRTRIGRRMPFIAVMLPIAGILFALIPLSAASSLWALIVLLFVFNIFKTSVRGPVVALMPDTIPGVFRSEANGVINMMGGFGLIIGTLILAPMMNRDTELPFLISAFCIFAAVAVLLLFVREKLPEGEAEENVPMLASIRQAFSGNNASVPRILMALFFWFMAYEGLKPFLGLYMVESLKVSEGNAALAQGVAGIAGAAMAIPTGYMAHKIGRRNYIRHSLFILTFVLCLIPLCSPAAALLGLTGSSGALVFFLSLMFIYGAVWIGVVVNSFPMLWQMASFGTMGIYTGLYYTFSQSAAILAPPITGLVIDIAGYEGIFIFAAVCMLIAFFVMGGVSAGEAGSPAEAESKGN encoded by the coding sequence ATGAGGTATACTGATCCGGTGAAAGAAAAAGAAAGAGGATTTAGAGGCTATCTGGGGCTGACCATGCTCATTGGGTTTGGTTTTCTCACCATGGGCCTTATGGACCCCCTGTACGATACCTATGTCCCCATGTTCTTAAGACGGTACATCAATTCAAATGCCGCAGTGGGCGGGATCATGACATTGGACAACATACTCCAGCTCTTTCTTATCCCCCTGGTATCCGTCTGGTCCGACCGCACCAGGACGCGCATTGGCAGGCGCATGCCTTTTATCGCGGTGATGCTCCCCATTGCGGGCATACTCTTTGCCCTTATACCGCTGTCGGCGGCATCTTCGCTCTGGGCTTTGATTGTCCTGCTCTTTGTCTTCAACATTTTTAAAACTTCCGTGAGGGGTCCTGTGGTAGCCCTCATGCCCGACACCATACCAGGGGTTTTTCGTTCCGAAGCCAACGGGGTGATCAACATGATGGGCGGCTTCGGCCTCATCATAGGCACATTGATCCTGGCGCCCATGATGAACAGGGACACGGAACTCCCCTTCCTCATTTCCGCCTTTTGCATTTTTGCCGCAGTGGCAGTGCTGCTCCTTTTTGTGCGGGAAAAACTGCCCGAAGGCGAGGCGGAAGAAAACGTGCCCATGCTTGCTTCCATCAGGCAAGCGTTCTCCGGGAATAACGCATCGGTGCCGCGCATACTTATGGCGCTCTTTTTCTGGTTCATGGCTTATGAGGGGCTTAAGCCTTTCCTCGGGCTTTACATGGTGGAATCCCTGAAGGTTTCCGAGGGCAACGCTGCCCTTGCCCAGGGTGTTGCGGGCATTGCAGGGGCCGCCATGGCGATCCCCACAGGCTACATGGCCCACAAAATAGGAAGGCGGAATTACATACGCCACAGCCTTTTTATCCTTACTTTTGTCCTGTGCCTTATCCCTCTTTGCAGTCCTGCGGCGGCCCTTTTGGGGCTGACAGGAAGTTCGGGGGCTCTGGTGTTTTTTCTTTCCCTAATGTTTATTTACGGGGCTGTGTGGATTGGGGTGGTGGTCAATTCCTTCCCCATGCTTTGGCAAATGGCAAGCTTCGGCACCATGGGGATTTACACAGGGCTTTACTACACCTTTAGCCAAAGCGCAGCCATACTCGCGCCGCCTATCACCGGCCTTGTGATAGACATTGCAGGCTATGAGGGCATCTTCATCTTTGCCGCTGTCTGCATGCTCATTGCCTTCTTCGTCATGGGCGGGGTCTCGGCCGGAGAGGCGGGGAGCCCCGCCGAGGCTGAGAGCAAAGGAAATTAA
- the ychF gene encoding redox-regulated ATPase YchF — protein MALNCGIVGLPNVGKSTIFSALSSAPAEAANYPFCTINPNFGIVDVPDSRLAKLTELFKPAKTIPASVEFVDIAGLVKGASKGEGLGNQFLSHIREVSVYAQVVRCFDDPDIIHVNNKVDPESDMETINIELALADLDTLQKRRERADRALKVQAKPEQKAAETVLSALDKIGPALENGKPVRSVDLTDDEKAAIYDSHFITAKPQIYVCNVDEAGMKALAAGSLGANPYTALVQKRAEAEHSAAVAICGKFEAELAAIDDLEEKLAFLEELGLKESGLASLIHSVYRLLGLRTFFTAGADECRAWTIHSGDSAPKAAGVIHTDFEKGFIKAEVYSYDDIVKYGTEAKIKEAGKYRIEGKEYIVQDGDVMFFKFNV, from the coding sequence ATGGCTCTGAACTGCGGTATTGTAGGACTTCCCAACGTAGGGAAGTCCACCATTTTTTCGGCTTTAAGCTCCGCCCCTGCGGAAGCTGCCAATTATCCCTTTTGCACGATCAATCCCAACTTCGGCATTGTGGATGTCCCCGATTCCCGGCTTGCGAAACTCACGGAGCTTTTCAAGCCTGCCAAAACCATTCCTGCCTCAGTGGAATTTGTCGATATAGCCGGCCTTGTCAAAGGCGCGTCAAAGGGCGAGGGCCTGGGAAACCAGTTCCTTTCGCACATACGGGAAGTTTCTGTCTATGCCCAGGTGGTGCGCTGTTTCGACGACCCGGACATAATACACGTGAATAACAAGGTTGATCCCGAGTCCGACATGGAGACCATCAACATAGAGCTTGCCCTGGCCGATCTCGACACTCTGCAGAAACGCCGCGAACGGGCCGACAGGGCCCTCAAAGTGCAGGCCAAGCCTGAACAAAAGGCAGCCGAAACAGTCCTCTCCGCACTGGATAAAATCGGGCCGGCCCTCGAAAACGGCAAGCCCGTCCGCTCCGTGGATCTGACTGACGATGAAAAGGCTGCCATCTACGACAGCCACTTTATCACCGCAAAACCCCAGATCTATGTCTGCAATGTTGACGAAGCGGGCATGAAAGCCCTGGCAGCAGGCAGTCTCGGCGCAAACCCCTACACTGCGCTGGTGCAGAAGCGGGCAGAAGCGGAACATTCAGCAGCCGTTGCCATTTGCGGCAAATTCGAGGCTGAGCTTGCAGCCATCGACGATCTCGAAGAAAAGCTTGCGTTCCTCGAAGAATTGGGACTCAAAGAATCGGGGCTTGCCTCGCTTATCCATTCAGTGTATCGGCTTCTGGGCTTGCGTACCTTCTTTACTGCCGGCGCCGACGAATGCAGGGCATGGACTATACACTCAGGCGACTCGGCCCCCAAAGCCGCAGGGGTCATCCATACGGATTTTGAAAAGGGCTTTATTAAAGCCGAAGTGTATTCCTACGATGATATTGTCAAATACGGAACCGAAGCGAAGATCAAGGAAGCAGGGAAGTACCGCATCGAAGGCAAGGAGTACATAGTCCAGGATGGCGATGTGATGTTCTTTAAATTCAATGTCTAG
- the recQ gene encoding DNA helicase RecQ, translating to MALSKHKVLEDFFGFKSFRPGQEETIDAVLAGRDVLAIMPTGAGKSLCYQIPALMLPGLTIVISPLISLMKDQVEGLKDSGVQAACLNSSISPAEYNETMDSILAGKLKLLYIAPERLQRAELPRFAAGQGIPLVVVDEAHCLSQWGHDFRQSYLDIAGFIKSIKPKPVTAAFTATATPKVREDIITLLRLKETNDDKGAFIITTGFDRPNLYFEVQKPGKNGCASKDKNTALLDCLKTRTDKSGIIYCATRKAVEEVWDLLLRRGFGVTRYHAGLGDAERKKNQDDFLYDRKPIIVATNALGMGIDKSNVSFVIHYNMPKNIESYYQEAGRAGRDGAPADCILLYSGQDVKINEFLIARSDEESNESNPDLVEHNLELLKQMTYYATGNGCLRQRLLSYFDEQSQGYCGNCSNCLTAFDEVDISLEARKIISCVYRLKQRNRAFGKVMIIDILKGSRSEKVVSQGFDTLSTWGIMREASAHRIRAILDWLVEEGYLLQSAGEYPVIEMGIKAGDFLKGSKPLMMMLAKEAPPREIPFREKAKAAEKPGAWENADAGVRTKTEESLAESSFDEALFAKLKELRRQLAAKEGFPAYIVFSDASLRDMCRKLPKTLEEFPGVSGVGQVKTGKYGLPFTSLIREHCSANAEPDEN from the coding sequence ATGGCACTGAGCAAGCATAAGGTACTGGAAGATTTTTTTGGCTTTAAATCCTTCCGCCCAGGCCAGGAAGAAACCATAGATGCCGTACTCGCAGGCAGGGATGTTCTTGCGATAATGCCCACCGGGGCGGGCAAGTCCCTCTGTTATCAGATACCGGCCCTTATGCTTCCGGGGCTGACCATCGTAATATCCCCCCTTATTTCATTAATGAAAGATCAGGTCGAGGGCCTTAAAGATTCAGGCGTCCAGGCTGCCTGCCTTAACAGTTCAATCAGCCCTGCTGAATACAACGAAACCATGGACAGCATCCTTGCAGGAAAACTCAAGCTCCTCTATATTGCACCCGAACGGCTTCAGAGGGCCGAGCTGCCCCGTTTTGCGGCAGGGCAGGGCATACCCCTTGTGGTGGTGGACGAAGCCCATTGCCTGTCCCAGTGGGGCCATGATTTCAGGCAGAGCTATCTGGATATCGCGGGTTTTATCAAAAGCATAAAGCCCAAGCCGGTTACCGCCGCATTCACCGCCACCGCTACGCCAAAAGTGCGTGAAGATATAATAACACTTTTGCGCTTAAAAGAGACTAATGATGACAAGGGCGCTTTCATCATTACCACTGGTTTTGATCGCCCCAATCTTTATTTTGAAGTGCAAAAACCCGGCAAGAACGGATGCGCCTCAAAAGACAAAAACACTGCCCTCCTGGACTGCCTGAAAACCAGGACCGATAAAAGCGGCATCATCTACTGCGCAACCAGGAAAGCAGTGGAAGAAGTGTGGGATCTTCTCTTAAGGCGGGGCTTCGGTGTCACCCGGTACCATGCAGGACTTGGCGATGCGGAGCGGAAGAAAAACCAGGATGACTTTCTCTATGACCGCAAGCCCATCATCGTCGCAACCAACGCTCTTGGCATGGGCATTGATAAATCCAATGTTTCCTTTGTGATTCACTACAACATGCCCAAAAACATCGAAAGCTATTACCAGGAAGCAGGAAGGGCGGGTCGTGACGGCGCCCCCGCAGACTGCATACTTCTTTACAGCGGACAGGATGTAAAAATAAACGAGTTCCTTATTGCCAGAAGCGACGAGGAAAGCAATGAATCGAACCCCGATCTGGTAGAGCACAACCTTGAACTCCTCAAGCAAATGACCTACTACGCTACGGGGAATGGCTGCCTCCGCCAAAGGCTGCTTTCATATTTCGATGAGCAATCACAGGGTTATTGCGGAAACTGTTCCAACTGCCTCACTGCTTTCGACGAGGTAGATATCAGCCTCGAAGCCAGAAAAATTATTTCCTGCGTATACAGGCTTAAGCAGCGGAACAGGGCTTTTGGCAAGGTCATGATCATCGATATATTGAAAGGCAGCAGAAGCGAAAAAGTAGTTTCCCAGGGTTTCGATACCCTCAGCACCTGGGGGATCATGCGGGAGGCTTCCGCCCATAGAATCCGCGCCATACTAGACTGGCTTGTCGAAGAAGGCTATCTCCTTCAAAGCGCCGGGGAGTATCCGGTAATAGAGATGGGAATCAAGGCGGGGGATTTTCTTAAAGGGAGCAAGCCGCTCATGATGATGCTTGCCAAAGAAGCCCCTCCCCGGGAAATCCCTTTCCGGGAAAAAGCAAAGGCGGCGGAAAAGCCCGGGGCCTGGGAAAACGCGGATGCAGGTGTACGCACAAAAACTGAAGAAAGCCTTGCGGAAAGCTCCTTTGACGAAGCCCTCTTCGCAAAACTCAAAGAGCTGCGCAGACAGCTTGCCGCCAAAGAAGGCTTCCCCGCCTATATTGTTTTTTCCGACGCTTCCCTGCGGGACATGTGCAGGAAGCTGCCCAAAACCCTTGAGGAATTCCCCGGGGTGAGCGGGGTAGGGCAGGTAAAGACAGGGAAATACGGCCTACCCTTTACCAGTTTGATACGGGAACATTGTTCCGCCAATGCGGAACCTGATGAAAATTAA
- a CDS encoding Crp/Fnr family transcriptional regulator: MIEPTALQRYSLFGGLLKEQIGKILPFMEYESYAPGECIIAEGVCNDRIRFILEGRVAVVKGGLILYEFGEGDEFGEMEVLDIMPSVAAINAMLPTTAISISNKALHQIYKADISIFSMLIMNLARDLSRRLRKMDEKVASESPFLEWS, from the coding sequence ATGATAGAACCAACAGCCCTTCAGCGTTATTCCCTATTCGGCGGTCTTCTCAAGGAACAGATCGGCAAGATCCTTCCTTTTATGGAATATGAAAGCTATGCTCCAGGCGAATGCATTATTGCGGAAGGCGTGTGCAATGATCGAATCCGCTTTATCCTCGAAGGCAGGGTGGCAGTGGTAAAAGGAGGACTTATTCTCTACGAATTCGGGGAAGGTGATGAGTTTGGCGAGATGGAGGTCCTGGACATTATGCCCTCTGTTGCCGCAATCAATGCCATGCTCCCCACCACCGCCATATCCATCTCGAACAAAGCGCTCCACCAAATTTACAAAGCCGACATCAGCATCTTCTCCATGCTCATCATGAATCTTGCCCGGGATCTCTCCCGTCGGCTCCGCAAAATGGACGAAAAAGTAGCAAGCGAATCGCCATTCCTGGAGTGGAGTTAA